GAACATGCTGAACTTCATCGCGCTGTACTCGGTGTGGTAGCCGGTCACCAGCTCGCTCTCCGCCTCGGGAAGGTCGAAGGGGAGGCGGTTGGTCTCGGCGAAGCAGCTGATCCAGAAGAAGAAGAACGACACCGAGAACGGCAGCGCGAACCACAGGTTCATCTGCTGCTGCTTGTACACGATCTCGGGAAGGCCCACGTTGCCGACCACGAAGAACAGCGACATCAGCGACAGGCCGAGCGCGATCTCGTAGCTGATCATCTGCGCGCCCGCCCGCAGCCCGCCCAGCAGCGCGTACTTGTTGCTGCTGGCCCACCCCGCGAGCACGATCCCGTACACGCCCAGCGAGCTGAACGCCAGCAGGAACAGGATCCCCACCGGCAGGTCGGCCACGATCATGGGGATCACCCCCCAGCGCGTGGGGAGCGGCGCCGCGAAGGGGATTACCGCGAAGGTCACCAGCGCCGGGATGATGGACAGCATGGGCGCCAGCGTAAAGAACACCCGGTTGGCCTCCGCGGGGTTCGTCTCTTCCTTCAGGATGTTCTTGATGCCGTCGGCCAGGGGCTGCCCCAGGCCGCCGGGACCCACGCGATTGGGGCCCAGGCGGTCCTGCATCCAGGCGCTCACCTTGCGCTCCATCAGCGTCAGCATGGCCACCACCACCATGACCACGCTGAAGGCCGCGATCACCTTGATCATCGACCACACCAGGAACGCCGCGTCGGACGGCTGGTGAAGGTTCGAGATCGTCTGCACTGCTTGCATTCGCGTTCGGTCCGTTGGGCCCGCGTTCGTCCGGGGCCGGCCTGCGTGCCGGTCCCCCGCCCTGCTCGATCAGATCGCCCGCGCGATCCGCGGAATCAGTCGCCCGTCTCCTGCAGCTCGCGCACGCCGGGAAGCACCGCCCCGCTGGCGCCCAGGTCCGCCCAGGCCAGCTGGCCGAACTCGGGACGGACGGCGCCGAGCGTGGCGAACGCGTCGGCCGCCGTTCCCGGCGCTCCCGCCTCGCTGATCCCCGCCAGCAGCACGCCCAGGATCTGCCACGCCGGGCGCGCCATTCCCGGCGACCGCACCGCGGGCCAGAAGCGCTGCACGCGGCGCTGGATGTTCGTGAACGTCCCTTCCATCTCGGCGAACGTGGTCGCCGGCAGCACGAAGTGGGCGTTGCGCGCCGCGGGGCCCAGGTGCTGGCCCACGTAGACGAAGAGCGACGCGTTGGCGCCGAAGTCCGCCGGCGCGTCGCCCAGCTCGTCGCCCAGGACGAAGAGGACGCCCGTGTGCGCGGCCAGCGACTCGAGCCCGCCCTTGCCGTCCGCCCCGCCCGTCCGCGCGAAGCCGAACAATTCGGCGCCCACCGCGTTGGCGGCGCGGTCGCGGCGCAGCGCCAGCTCCGGGAAGCCGGGGAGGACCACTTCCTCGCCCTGCTCGCAGCGGAACACGCCCTCGCCGCCGCCCACGGCCTCCATCACCCGACGCAGCGCGCCCATCCCCTCGTTCGCCTCGAACGGCGAGACGACGGCCCGCGCACCGCCCGCGGCGCGGCGCAGGGCGTCGGCCAGGCGGGTCAGCGTATCGGCCCAGGACATGGGGACATGGCGGCCCGAGGCGTCGCGCACGAGCGGCGCCTCGATGCGGTCCACGCGGTTCATCCAGTTGTAGTTCAGCCGCCCGAAGTCGCACATCCAGTGCGCGTTCACCTCGGGGTTGGGGCGCGGCTTCAGGCGCATCACCTGGTCGTCGCGCGTCTCCAGCCGAATGTTGCACCCCATGCTGCAGTTGGGGCAGACCGAGGGAACCCGGTCCAGGTCCCAGGCGCGCGCCTTGTGGAGGAAGTCCTTGCTGACCAGCGCGCCCACGGGGCAGATGTCGACGATGTTGTCGGCCCAGATGTTCCCGGTGAGCCCCTCGTCGTAGAAGGTGTCGATCACGGCGCGGTGGCCGCGCTGCACCACCGTCAGCCGCTCGTCCTGGGCGACCTCGCGCATGAAGCGCACGCAGCGCGTGCACATCACGCAGCGGTCGGCGTAGAAGAGCACGTCGCCGCCGAAGTCGTCGCGCCCCAGCACCCGCTTGGGCTCGCGCGAGCGGCCCATGGCGGGCCCCTCGGCCGAAACGTAGTCCTGCAGCTTGCACTCGCCCGACTGGTCGCACACCGGGCAGTCCAGCGGGTGGTTGACCAGGTAGAACTCCAGCACGCCTTCGCGCGCCTTGAGGGCGTTCTCGCTCTGGGTGTGCACCACCATGCCGTCCGTCACCGAGCCCACGCACGCGGGGACCAGCTTGGGCGACTTTTCCACCTCGACCAGGCACATGCGGCACTGGGCCGGGGCCGACATGCCGGGGTGGTAGCAGTAGTGGGGGACGTCCACGCCCGCCTGGGCGCACGCGTCCAGCAGGCGCGTGCCCTTGGGCACGTCCAGCGTCATTCCGTCTACGGTGACGGAAACGGTCTCAGGCGTCGGGGTCGGTTCGGCCATCGCCGGCTTCTCTTTCGTTCAGTCGTGGCCGGCGGTCATCGCCCGCCGGCCCCGGCGAGCTGCCCGGCGTCCATCAGCGCCAGGTAGTCGTCGCGGAACTTCTGGATGGACGACACGATGGGCGCGGCGGCTGCGTCCGACAGCACGCAGATGGTCTTCCCCGACATCTTGTCGGAAATGTCCAGCAGCGTGTCGAGGTCGTCGGGAGTGCCGCGGCCGCGCTCCACGCGCTTCAAAATCTTGCTCGCCCACGCCGTACCTTCACGGCAGGGCGTGCACTGGCCGCAGCTTTCGTGGGCGTAGAAGTCCACCATGCGGCGGACCTGCTTGACCACGTTGGTGCCGGAATCCATCACGATCACCGATCCGCACCCCAGCATGGTGCCGGCGGCAGCCATCGACTCGTAGTCCATGCCGATGTCCAGCTCGTCCGCCGTCAGAATGGGCACCGACGAGCCGCCGGGGATCACCGCCTTGATGGGCTTGCCCGAGGGCGTGCCGCCGCAGACGTCGTAGATGAACTCGCGGAAGTTGAAGCCCAGGGGCACCTCGTAGTTCCCGGGGCGCTTCACGTGGCCCGACACGCAGAACAGTTTGGTGCCTACGGACTTCTCGGTGCCCCACTGCTTGTACCAGTCGGCGCCGTTGTGCACGATGTGCGCGGCGGCGATCAGCGACTCCACGTTGTTCACCGCCGTCGGGTAGCGGAAGGCGCCCGCGATGGCCGGGTACGGCGGCTTCACCCGGGGCTCGCCGCGGCGTCCCTCGAGCGAGTTGAGCAGCCCCGTCTCTTCGCCGCAGATGTACGCGCCCGCGCCGATGTGCAGGGTGATGTCGATGTCGTGCCCCGAGCCCATGACGTTCTTGCCCAGGTACCCCGCGGCGTACGCCTCTTCGATGGCCCGGGCCATGATCTGCGCCGCCTCGAAGAACTCGCCCCGCACGTAGATGTACGCGTGCTCGGCGTTGATGGCGTAGGCGCCCACCACGCACCCCTCGATCAGGGCGTGCGGCGTCCACCGCATCAGTTCGCGGTCCTTGAAGGTGCCGGGCTCGCTCTCGTCGGCGTTGCAGACCAGGAAGTGGGGCTTGCCCGGCTCCTTCTTGGGCATGAAGCTCCACTTCATCCCCGTGGGGAAGCCCGCGCCGCCGCGGCCGCGCAGCCCCGACGCCTTGACGATGTTCACCACCTCGGCGCGGTCCAGCCCCAGCGCGGTGCGCATGGGCTTGTAGCCGCCGAGCGCCTCCCACCCCTTCAGGGTGCGGGCCTCGGGGTTGCCGAAGTGCTCGGAAATGACGAGCGTCTCGGCCGGGTGCCGGTACGGATATGCCATGGCCGCCTCAGGTCAGCCGCGCGAGCACGTCGGGCACGCTCTCGGGCCGCACGTTCTCGTAGTAGAACTCGTTGATCTGCACCGCCGTCGGGAACCCGCAGGCACCCAGGCACTCCACCTCGATCACCGTCCACAGCCCGTTGGCCGAGGTCTCGCCCAGCTCGGTGCCGGTGTGCTTGAGGAAAGCCTCGAGCACGGCGTCGCCCCCGCACAGGTTGCACGAGATGTTGGTGCACACCTGGATCAGGTACTTCCCGACCGGGGCCAGGTTGTACATGGTGTAGAAGGTGGCCACGCCGCGCACGTACGCCGGCGGAAGCTGGAGCTTCTCGGCCACCTCGTCCTGCGTCTCCGGCGACAGGTACCCGCGGATCTCGTGCGCCAGGTGGAGCGCCGGAAGCAGCGCCGCCTGGCGGTCCGGGTAGCGGCTCAGGATCTTCTCCAGCCGGTCCTCGTAGGGGCCGTGGAAGATGGGCGCCTGCGGGTCCTTGTTCGCCGTGTGGTACGGCAGGGTGCCGGCGACGGAGGCGTGGCCGCCGTCCGCCGGGCGCTCCCCGATGAAGGCGGTGCCCCGCACGTCGGCTTCCGTCAGCCCCGCGAACTCGCCCGTGTCGCCCACGAAACCGGGGTTCTGCACGGCCGCGGGCCACGACGTCGGGTCGTATTCGCTCCCGGCGCGAATCGGCTCGGCGCTCATCGGTCGATCTCTCCCAGCACGATGTCGAGCGACGCGTTCACGGCGATCACGTCGGAAAGAAGCGCCCCCTCAATCATGTGCGGCAGGGCGGCGATGTTGATGAAGCTGGGCCCGCGCACGCGCCAGCGGACGGGCTTGGCGCCGCCGTCGCTGACGACGTACATCCCCAGC
This window of the Longimicrobium sp. genome carries:
- a CDS encoding NAD(P)H-dependent oxidoreductase subunit E yields the protein MSAEPIRAGSEYDPTSWPAAVQNPGFVGDTGEFAGLTEADVRGTAFIGERPADGGHASVAGTLPYHTANKDPQAPIFHGPYEDRLEKILSRYPDRQAALLPALHLAHEIRGYLSPETQDEVAEKLQLPPAYVRGVATFYTMYNLAPVGKYLIQVCTNISCNLCGGDAVLEAFLKHTGTELGETSANGLWTVIEVECLGACGFPTAVQINEFYYENVRPESVPDVLARLT
- a CDS encoding 2Fe-2S iron-sulfur cluster-binding protein, with amino-acid sequence MAEPTPTPETVSVTVDGMTLDVPKGTRLLDACAQAGVDVPHYCYHPGMSAPAQCRMCLVEVEKSPKLVPACVGSVTDGMVVHTQSENALKAREGVLEFYLVNHPLDCPVCDQSGECKLQDYVSAEGPAMGRSREPKRVLGRDDFGGDVLFYADRCVMCTRCVRFMREVAQDERLTVVQRGHRAVIDTFYDEGLTGNIWADNIVDICPVGALVSKDFLHKARAWDLDRVPSVCPNCSMGCNIRLETRDDQVMRLKPRPNPEVNAHWMCDFGRLNYNWMNRVDRIEAPLVRDASGRHVPMSWADTLTRLADALRRAAGGARAVVSPFEANEGMGALRRVMEAVGGGEGVFRCEQGEEVVLPGFPELALRRDRAANAVGAELFGFARTGGADGKGGLESLAAHTGVLFVLGDELGDAPADFGANASLFVYVGQHLGPAARNAHFVLPATTFAEMEGTFTNIQRRVQRFWPAVRSPGMARPAWQILGVLLAGISEAGAPGTAADAFATLGAVRPEFGQLAWADLGASGAVLPGVRELQETGD
- the nuoF gene encoding NADH-quinone oxidoreductase subunit NuoF, which produces MAYPYRHPAETLVISEHFGNPEARTLKGWEALGGYKPMRTALGLDRAEVVNIVKASGLRGRGGAGFPTGMKWSFMPKKEPGKPHFLVCNADESEPGTFKDRELMRWTPHALIEGCVVGAYAINAEHAYIYVRGEFFEAAQIMARAIEEAYAAGYLGKNVMGSGHDIDITLHIGAGAYICGEETGLLNSLEGRRGEPRVKPPYPAIAGAFRYPTAVNNVESLIAAAHIVHNGADWYKQWGTEKSVGTKLFCVSGHVKRPGNYEVPLGFNFREFIYDVCGGTPSGKPIKAVIPGGSSVPILTADELDIGMDYESMAAAGTMLGCGSVIVMDSGTNVVKQVRRMVDFYAHESCGQCTPCREGTAWASKILKRVERGRGTPDDLDTLLDISDKMSGKTICVLSDAAAAPIVSSIQKFRDDYLALMDAGQLAGAGGR
- the nuoH gene encoding NADH-quinone oxidoreductase subunit NuoH translates to MQTISNLHQPSDAAFLVWSMIKVIAAFSVVMVVVAMLTLMERKVSAWMQDRLGPNRVGPGGLGQPLADGIKNILKEETNPAEANRVFFTLAPMLSIIPALVTFAVIPFAAPLPTRWGVIPMIVADLPVGILFLLAFSSLGVYGIVLAGWASSNKYALLGGLRAGAQMISYEIALGLSLMSLFFVVGNVGLPEIVYKQQQMNLWFALPFSVSFFFFWISCFAETNRLPFDLPEAESELVTGYHTEYSAMKFSMFFIAEYAHVLTVSALMATLFLGGWDIPGYGGDDMLGFVGTGDAAVWVGAQPAIWKTIVSFGFFAAKTFFFILIFMLVRWTVPRFRYDQVMDLGWKIMLPAALVAVVVTGATVLGLDSAGEPFVRVGPDGTRGAITLFGGLVLTAVNGVMLFIVMWLMDRGRVLSGTGSMDEKRIHAQHLARRRAEQMRQRLTTPGSAVR